The Methanosarcinales archaeon genome has a window encoding:
- a CDS encoding chloride channel protein has translation MGFISKTGSIIRELNLKQIQRWTILSTLVGAVGGVAAILFYSGLFYTTHYILGGVGGYYPAIPAGDVELLAPGINNPNRLLLILIPALGGLIAGILIYRFAPETEGAGTDSVIESYHQNRGIIRTRVPLMKGLTSIITIGSGGSAGREGPIALINAGLGSIMATRLHLTDSDRRIMVICGVAAGIGSIFKAPFGGAIFAIEVLYRQGSESEGIVPAFISSTVAYSILSSVLGWEPLFTMPNYQFNHPSELIFYALLGIVCAVTGIFYVHMFHGIKEVFRKLNVPKYFKPAIGGLLLGLLAFLVPESLGVGYGLIQLAIDQKLTVGLLILLVLAKIMATSFTLGSGGSGGEFAPTLVIGAMLGGFLGITLNSLFPTIVLESSTFVLVGMAALLAGVAKTPIAAIIMVSELTGNYNLLPPLMLASTLSFVISGRWSIYEKQVASRVDSPAHHREMTIDVLELVKVKEAMVSDVITVDPATKVQTVLNLVHKYGHLGYPVLDNLKLVGIVTFEDAEKVPFDERDKVRVEEIMSRSLIVTYEDENLEIALKRLLDNNIGRLPVVDREDQKRLLGLLTKSDIIREHAKMSSRFCRLPP, from the coding sequence ATGGGCTTTATTAGCAAAACCGGATCAATAATTCGCGAATTGAATCTCAAACAGATCCAACGCTGGACAATTCTAAGCACATTAGTGGGCGCAGTTGGGGGAGTAGCTGCCATCCTTTTTTATTCAGGCTTATTTTATACCACCCATTACATATTGGGTGGTGTGGGCGGCTATTACCCTGCCATCCCTGCAGGGGATGTGGAATTACTTGCACCAGGGATAAATAATCCAAACAGATTGCTGTTAATTCTGATTCCAGCTCTGGGAGGCTTGATCGCTGGTATATTGATCTACCGTTTTGCACCCGAGACCGAAGGAGCCGGGACTGATTCGGTAATCGAATCCTATCACCAGAACCGCGGCATAATACGTACCCGGGTTCCATTAATGAAAGGGCTGACTTCCATTATAACCATAGGATCCGGTGGAAGTGCAGGCAGAGAAGGCCCCATCGCTCTGATCAATGCGGGATTGGGCTCCATCATGGCGACCAGGCTCCATCTAACAGATAGTGACCGCCGTATCATGGTCATTTGTGGAGTTGCCGCCGGTATCGGCAGCATATTCAAGGCCCCGTTTGGTGGTGCAATATTTGCTATCGAAGTATTGTACAGGCAGGGATCTGAATCTGAAGGGATTGTTCCTGCTTTTATCTCATCTACCGTCGCATACTCAATATTATCATCAGTACTGGGCTGGGAACCCCTCTTCACCATGCCAAATTACCAGTTCAATCATCCCTCTGAACTAATCTTTTATGCATTACTGGGAATAGTATGTGCAGTTACTGGCATATTCTATGTACACATGTTCCATGGGATCAAAGAGGTATTCAGGAAACTTAATGTACCAAAATATTTCAAACCTGCCATAGGAGGTCTTTTATTGGGATTACTGGCATTCTTAGTACCTGAAAGTCTGGGTGTTGGATACGGATTGATCCAGCTGGCTATAGACCAAAAACTGACAGTGGGATTATTGATACTGCTGGTGCTGGCGAAAATAATGGCTACTTCTTTCACATTAGGCAGTGGAGGCAGTGGTGGTGAGTTCGCCCCAACCCTTGTGATCGGTGCTATGCTGGGTGGATTCCTGGGAATCACCTTAAATTCTTTATTTCCGACTATTGTACTGGAATCTTCCACCTTCGTGCTGGTAGGAATGGCAGCTCTATTAGCAGGTGTGGCAAAAACACCCATCGCTGCGATAATCATGGTATCAGAACTTACAGGGAACTATAACCTGTTACCCCCTCTCATGCTGGCCTCAACCCTGTCCTTTGTCATTTCTGGCAGATGGTCGATCTATGAAAAACAGGTTGCAAGCCGGGTTGATTCCCCAGCCCATCACCGTGAAATGACAATAGATGTACTTGAACTTGTCAAAGTAAAAGAAGCCATGGTTTCCGATGTCATCACAGTTGATCCTGCCACAAAGGTGCAGACTGTATTAAACCTGGTTCACAAATACGGGCATCTGGGATATCCTGTACTTGACAACCTGAAACTGGTAGGCATAGTCACATTTGAAGATGCGGAAAAAGTACCATTTGATGAGCGAGATAAGGTCAGGGTTGAAGAGATCATGAGCCGCTCATTGATCGTGACATATGAGGATGAGAATCTTGAAATAGCACTTAAGAGGCTGCTTGACAACAATATCGGACGACTGCCTGTGGTAGATCGGGAAGACCAGAAAAGACTACTCGGCCTGCTAACCAAATCTGATATTATTAGAGAGCACGCTAAAATGAGTTCCAG